The sequence ccccacccttccCTGTCACCTGCCTCACCGCTGTTGGATTGAGTTAAGACATGACTCCAAACACAGGATTGTGGCGACAGATGCTCGGCCCAATCTCTTCATAGTCCTTTTTGGTGTGGCAAACCTGGTAGAACTCGGGCTGTGGAAGAACAAACACAAGGCAATTAAACAGAAGCATTATTAATACACAGAAAAATGCCCAATCTTTTTAGTAGTTACAAAGTTCCAGTCATGATCACATTCATCTACCAGTGGCCACAAGTGTGTATCGCTTTGCTACTTACAGTTGATGCTAACATTGAGCCTCCAAACCAGACAGCATATCTCTGCATATGATGAGTAATAACTTGGACATCAATTGGTTTAGGCTGCGGAGAGACACAATTTAATATAATTCATACCCTACAATGCCTTCTGcacaaatcattgtatttacACCATTAGGCAGTGGCCTCCATTGTCAGATTAGTATATTATTCCGCATCTTTTCCATCAATACATCAGAAGCCGGACACTCTGTTGTGATGAAGTACATTTTTCTCACCTTAAGTTTGCCTCCACTCAATTCTTCGCTCATTTTCAGTCTGGCATCAACAGACCTCTTTATATCTCTCTGCAGACGACGACCAAAATCCCTGAACATTGTGGACCCTCCAGACAGAACAATGTTCTGAGCCAGGAAAAAGTTAGAGGAAACTTTTAATGACACATCTAAAATCAGCTAAGGGCAGTATGTAGCATCGAAGCAAAATTTATTGAAAAGTACAGACACTGTGAACCTTTGCTTTGTCACAAATCAATGTGACTGATATGTAATTGTGTGGTATGTGGCAGTAAATGCCAGCTCACCTTATAAAGTGGACGCCTGACATCAATAGGGCAGTTCTGGATGACTTCATCAACAACCTCAGAGATCGGTTGGGTGAAGTCTGGGTTGGCAAACTGGGTGGGTAGTAAACCAAGAAGACGTGatgttttttccctctcttgaCACTTATTAATTTGCTATTCGCAGTTTGTTACGCTCTACTGTAACGAGTGCAGTTCCAGCGAGACTTGTTTTCTGATTTCATTACAAACTCAATTTACACACTCGAAGCAGCTTActaaaacaatacaattaaCAAGAAAAAATTGACAGTGTCTAAAGATGATTGCACACCTTAGGACAAAAGTGTGTTCAACAGAATATGTTGACGACGATAGTTAGCTTGCACATTTAGCGAAACCTTTGCAAGCAATATGTGGCGATCATAATCAATTTGGAACGTTTGCTGTGATTGTCATCCAAATAAACCTGTTTGtggtgttgtgtttttattttttaacttacCTCTGGGTGAAAGAAGATCTCAGGTCCCAGAAAGCGCTCATATCCCACATCGATAGTGAACTCTTTCTTGTTGATGGTGTTGATGCCGGTGTATTGCTTAATCCACTtggaaccatctgtgtcataCTTGTTAAACTCTTTGACAAGATCTGGGCACACGTAGCTGAAACGCTCCTAAAAGGTAAGTCAACATTTGTATGAGACTTACCATCACGCTGGAAGACAAGATAGCTCATAATATTCTGAATAAGTTGCTCAAAATTTGAGATATTGAATGATAATCAAGGGTGCCACTCAATTTTATTATAGTATATTATTTGTATGTTATTCTAGTTTCGTCAAATCTTTCCTTTTATCCCTTCACTTCTATCTGGATGTGACGGGTCAATACCAAGGTGACCGCTGGATCTGCTCCAGGTTTCCTAGCCATTGTCGTAAACAGTAAATATACAATTTCCGTAGTCCTCTATGAAAGTGGACAGTGTTGAACAATGATGTTGGCATTGATTTGCTTATCGCCTCAAATGTGCTTAAAGAATAAAAGGTGAAAATGTTCATGGAAATAGAAATGACAGAAGATGAAACTCAAAATGAGGACAAACCTTGACTGCCTTGGCCGTCTCCAGTGACTGCTCTGGTGGTATGCCCACCTCCCTCTCTCTTAGAAGCTGCTGGGTGAAGTAAGTAATATCTCTTCCTGCGATGGGAATGTGCTTTATACAGCTGCCAATAACATAACCTTCAGCCTGAAAAACAATTTCCCAATAATTAGCTATCACGTGTACAAGAAGATATTTTGCTAGCTGAAACACTGTAATAAGATCGACTTCTCATTGTGCAAattagaatttaaaaaaacgagtcatttgtgtgaatgttttttcaacGTGTACACTTACCACAGGAATGACATGGGTTACACCGTCACCACTGTCAATAACGGTGCCTGTCAATGTCCTCTCTCCAACTTGCCTGGACGTCCAAGAGGCTGCAAGAGCAAGGACGGCCTGTCGAACAGTCATGCGTTGATATTATTGTTAAAGCACAATGTGGAATTAAACGGTCAGTAGATGCACAGCATCTTTCTGAAAcaattggaaaatgaaatcaatgatTCTGACCTGCACAGCAATGTACAGCCCTGGAACATTGAAGGATTCAAACATGATCTCTGCTGTGTATTCTCGGTTTTCTGGTGTGTTCAAAGGAGGTTCTGTCTGTCATTTTatgtaaaaacacaaacatttagaATATAATTACAACTGGTCACAGATTGCTGTGATCTGCAGAGACATGGAAccatttttataaataaagatgGTCCAAATCTTCTGATTTCAGGCTCTCAAAACGAAATAAGATAttcacatttgattttatCTGGGAAAACAATGACGACCAAACCTTCTTGTGTGCTATTGCTTAACTGTTgtgtagttgtttttttaaatcactaaataataccaaataaacaaataattggttaataaacaacaatggagggaaaatgttttgtagCACACTTCAacgcaaataaaattgtatacGATTGTTTGATTTGACTTGGACGTATTTAAAAGCACTGAAGACAAAATGGATATTGGCAATATATTGTAATGGACATTTaagacatacatacatacatacatacagttTTAAATGTGCCTACTACATAGGTCGtatgctacttttttttaccaataTAGAGCAGAGAAATATTCTCACCAAGAGGAAGTAGTGATCTTCAGGTTCAGCCCTCAAGTACTTGAAGATGATTTGCTCCATGAAGCGCTCCATTAGGTCCCAGTCTTCAACAATCCCATGACGGATTGGCCACTATTGACATCCAATAATAagaagataaaaatgaaaacaagaatCACTATAATCTCGAACGGCGTCTCCCAAAAAACACCCGAAACCCCAAAATATATCATGTAATAAAATATGTGTGAACCAAGGATCGCTTCCACATACGACTGTCTCTGTCAGAACAGAATAACTCAGAGTGACAACAAAACAGTCAGGGTCAGGTACCTTTGTGGAATATGTGGGCTTGTCTACAGCTTCATCTCCAATATAGAAATCCAAGTCATCCACCCCCTTCATCATTCTCCGCTGAGCTTGGTCTCCAACCTTAGCTGACTCTTTGATGGCAAtacctgaaaagaaaattcaaattcaCATGGTCGGCAAACAATACAAATGTCTCTTAATTAAGATGTGAAATTGTTACATTGTCTATTTAaagccattttatttgatacaAATACCGGTACTTTCAAAAGTATATAAAATTGTCAACAATTCAAACTTTTGTGGGTTGTTGAAGCACTGAAAGACTTCCTCTTCTAAAAGGCACATTGCAGGCACTGAGCTCGTGTGAGCTGAAGCTATCATGGAAAACTCACATGATGGAACGATGAACTGTGGCTCGGTGTTCCCTGCATACCCCAGTTTGGTgtaactggaaaaaaaaaaaaaaaaaaaaaagtcaaaccccaaaatgacaaaagtcaaTGTTTATCTTAAGTACAAGGATAGCTTTTTCAAATaatgtacagtaaaaaaaataacgcaGTCTACTAGTTGGACTCCCAACAGGAAGtttactgaaaaaaatattcatgactCAGCTGATGCCTGCATATGAA comes from Syngnathus acus chromosome 21, fSynAcu1.2, whole genome shotgun sequence and encodes:
- the LOC119115205 gene encoding actin-related protein 3 — protein: MAGRLPACVVDCGTGYTKLGYAGNTEPQFIVPSCIAIKESAKVGDQAQRRMMKGVDDLDFYIGDEAVDKPTYSTKWPIRHGIVEDWDLMERFMEQIIFKYLRAEPEDHYFLLTEPPLNTPENREYTAEIMFESFNVPGLYIAVQAVLALAASWTSRQVGERTLTGTVIDSGDGVTHVIPVAEGYVIGSCIKHIPIAGRDITYFTQQLLREREVGIPPEQSLETAKAVKERFSYVCPDLVKEFNKYDTDGSKWIKQYTGINTINKKEFTIDVGYERFLGPEIFFHPEFANPDFTQPISEVVDEVIQNCPIDVRRPLYKNIVLSGGSTMFRDFGRRLQRDIKRSVDARLKMSEELSGGKLKPKPIDVQVITHHMQRYAVWFGGSMLASTPEFYQVCHTKKDYEEIGPSICRHNPVFGVMS